The sequence CGCAATCACATCGAGGCACAGGCGGATCAGGGCAACCATTTTGTCGAGTTTCTTCTTTTTTGCCATCATCGCCGGCATTTCCAAACGGACCTCTCCGTCGATCAACAGTTCGACCATGTCACCGTTGGTGACCAATACAAACGCATCCGACAGTCCCGCGTTCTCGGCATCGAATTTGGCTGTGGCGTCCTCGATTGTGGGCAGTGTGCGATAGTCATCGGCGATTTCGTCAAACAGCGCTGCAGGATCGACAGAAGTGTCGCTTTCTCCCATCAGGGCGGAGAACTCGTCCTCAAGCAATCCTCCATTCACCACAGCATCGCGCACTGCAGCGATGGCTGTTTCTCGATCTGCGCCGGTTTCGAGAAGGGCTGCGAAAGGGGTTTCGCTGTCAGCAGAACGCGGCGCAGGGGCGTCGTCCATTATTTGCTTGAGTGTGTCTTCGGAAATGTAGTCGGGATCAATAGAAACGCCGGAAAATTCCGGTGCGTTCAGCGTAACAAGGGCCATAACGCCACCTCAAAAAATACAGAAACAATGCGTCTGCATAGCACAAAGTACAGCGCCACGCGACCACGCGCTTCCGAGCGATTTTTTGATGGACGGGCCTGCTTAGTTCGCTGAGGCCAGCGTTACAGGCGCGGTCGAGACTTGGGACGGTGCCGCCAAAGCCTGTGTCCGCGTGCTTGTCTCAGTGTTGAGATAGGATATGCCCAATCCTGCCAACAAGGTCAGCAGCGCAAGATTGCGCGCGATTTCTTTCGGAACATCCGCGAAATACCCCTTGGGCTCATCCCTGTGGTTGCGAAAATCCAGTCCTTGGCGCCCAGTGGCTGGCGCCTTTCCCCATAGTGCCATTCGACCCTCCCCAGCGGTCATGGCCCCCACTAAACCTGATTCTCCAACAGTTTTGTGAATTTTCTACTGATTTGTGCCGGTCCATTGCGGCATGCAAATGCCGATGCCTATCAATTCATCATCCGGAAGCGTCAACCTGCCTTGACCACATGGGCTTTTCTGCGCATATCCCGATCCATGACCGATCTGTCCAAAATCCGCAATTTCTCCATCGTGGCGCACATTGACCACGGCAAATCCACGCTTGCTGACCGCCTCATCCAGGAGACGGGCACGGTGGAAGACCGTGACATGAAGGAACAGCTGCTCGACAGCATGGATATCGAGCGCGAACGTGGCATCACGATCAAGGCCAACACCGTGCGCATCGACTACAAGGCCGATGATGGCGAGACCTATGTCCTGAACCTCATCGACACCCCCGGTCACGTCGATTTTGCCTATGAAGTCTCCCGCTCGATGAAAGCGGTCGAAGGCTCGCTTCTGGTTGTGGACAGCACACAGGGCGTCGAGGCGCAGACCCTCGCCAACGTGTATCAGGCGATCGAAGCAGATCATGAGCTGGTGCCGGTTCTCAACAAGATCGACCTGCCGGCCTCTGATTGTGACCGCGTGGCAGAGCAGATCGAAGACGTCATCGGCATCGACGCAACCGGCGCCATTCAGGTGTCGGCGAAAACGGGGCAGGGCATTCACGACACGCTCGAAGCCATCGTCAGGGAATTGCCGGCACCTACCGGCAACATCGACGCCCCGCTAAAGGCTATGCTGGTGGACAGCTGGTATGACGCCTATCTCGGCGTGATCGTTCTGGTCCGGATCATGGACGGCACGCTCAAAAAAGGCCAACGCGTCAAATTCATGTCCAATGGCACGTTGCACAACGTCGACCGTGTGGGCGTTTTCCGTCCGGAGATGCAGATGGTCGACAGCCTGGGCCCCGGCGAGATCGGCTTCCTGACCGCCTCGATCAAGCAAGTGCGCGACACGCGTGTCGGTGACACCATCACCAACGACCGTCACGGCACCGAAGAAGCCCTGCCGGGCTTTAAGCCTGCGCAGCCGGTGGTCTTCTGTGGCCTTTTCCCTGTGGACTCCGCGGAATTCGAAGACCTGCGCGACGCCATCGACAAGCTGGCCCTCAACGACGCGTCGTTCTCCTTTGAAATGGAAACATCTGCGGCGCTGGGCTTCGGCTTCCGCTGTGGTTTCCTCGGTCTTCTCCACCTCGAAGTGATCCGTGACCGCATCGAGCGTGAATACAACATCGAGCTGATCACCACCGCGCCCAGCGTGATCTACCACGTCTTCATGAAAGACGGCGAGATGATCGAGCTGCACAACCCCGCCGACATGCCCGACATGTCCAAGGTTGACCACCTCGAAGAGCCGCGCATCAAGGCCACCATCCTTGTGCCCGACGAATACCTCGGCGACGTGCTGAAACTCTGCCAGGACCGTCGCGGCATTCAGCTGGACCTGACCTATGCCGGTTCCCGCGCCATGTGCGTCTATGACCTGCCGCTCA is a genomic window of Shimia isoporae containing:
- the lepA gene encoding translation elongation factor 4 encodes the protein MTDLSKIRNFSIVAHIDHGKSTLADRLIQETGTVEDRDMKEQLLDSMDIERERGITIKANTVRIDYKADDGETYVLNLIDTPGHVDFAYEVSRSMKAVEGSLLVVDSTQGVEAQTLANVYQAIEADHELVPVLNKIDLPASDCDRVAEQIEDVIGIDATGAIQVSAKTGQGIHDTLEAIVRELPAPTGNIDAPLKAMLVDSWYDAYLGVIVLVRIMDGTLKKGQRVKFMSNGTLHNVDRVGVFRPEMQMVDSLGPGEIGFLTASIKQVRDTRVGDTITNDRHGTEEALPGFKPAQPVVFCGLFPVDSAEFEDLRDAIDKLALNDASFSFEMETSAALGFGFRCGFLGLLHLEVIRDRIEREYNIELITTAPSVIYHVFMKDGEMIELHNPADMPDMSKVDHLEEPRIKATILVPDEYLGDVLKLCQDRRGIQLDLTYAGSRAMCVYDLPLNEVVFDFYDRLKSVTKGYASFDYQMEDYREDNLVKMSVLVNDEPVDALSMMVHRDRAEQRGRAMCEKLKTLIPRHMFKIPIQAAIGGKVIARETLSALRKDVTAKCYGGDATRKRKLLDKQKAGKKKMRQFGKVDIPQEAFISALKMDD